The following coding sequences lie in one Zingiber officinale cultivar Zhangliang chromosome 2B, Zo_v1.1, whole genome shotgun sequence genomic window:
- the LOC122046534 gene encoding terpene synthase 10-like, whose translation MIMSRYLLAPSYIPFEPKICVLRRSTTTTKKPCFLLIHCTADRQFQALRKSTHYQPNSWSNDYIQSLTVDSPVEEKDQTTRIVLLKERIREVICEKKEVEEQLQLIDHLQQLGVAYHFKDEIKDALTTIHASLEDIISLQLKDADVHITALLFRLLRQNGFSITDDIFKRFRDENGHFFEVSVEGMLSLHEAAFYGKEGEVILQQAIDFTTQNLRNLLNDQGSITETDLKQKVSHALELPLNWRLERLHTRWFIQFCSQSKKDKRRMINPVFLEFAKLDFNRVQDTYKKELSKLSTWWSDLGLAERLPFFRDRLMANYLWTVGCAFEPEYWSFREIETKANCLITMLDDVYDVYGNLEELEIFTDTIERWDVIAIDRLPDYMKLCFLAVFNTANEAAYEVVKEKGFNVLPYLKRAWSDLCKAFLLEAKWSHEKYTPTVEEYLANGWISISGHIFLTHAYCLSPYVTQSDLENFSTYTQFVQWSSMNFRLYNDLVETEKSDDCSAIQYCLMQEKDVSEAEAREMIKEMIMANWRAMNGDRMNYTTLFEENFKICAINLDRTVQFFYRGMDRYSEADGEIKDSVTSLLLEPIEL comes from the exons ATGATAATGTCTCGTTATCTTCTCGCACCATCATACATCCCTTTTGAGCCAAAGATCTGTGTTCTCCGGCgatccaccaccaccaccaagaagCCATGCTTCCTGCTCATCCATTGCACGGCCGACAGGCAATTTCAGGCGTTGCGAAAATCGACCCATTACCAGCCCAACTCGTGGAGCAACGACTACATACAGTCACTCACCGTTGACTCTCCG GTAGAGGAGAAGGATCAGACAACGAGAATAGTGTTACTGAAAGAGAGAATTAGAGAAGTAATATGTGAGAAGAAGGAAGTAGAAGAACAGCTTCAGCTGATCGACCACCTGCAACAACTTGGAGTGGCTTATCATTTCAAAGACGAAATTAAAGATGCTTTAACTACTATTCATGCATCATTGGAAGACATAATTAGTTTGCAGCTGAAGGATGCTGACGTCCACATCACGGCACTTCTCTTCAGACTTCTTAGACAAAACGGGTTCTCAATCACAGACG ATATCTTCAAGAGATTCAGGGATGAGAACGGCCATTTCTTCGAAGTTTCCGTTGAAGGAATGCTGAGTTTACATGAGGCGGCTTTTTATGGCAAGGAGGGGGAAGTGATACTGCAGCAGGCCATTGATTTCACGACTCAGAACTTGAGAAATCTCCTGAACGACCAAGGATCCATTACTGAAACTGATCTAAAGCAGAAAGTGTCCCATGCGTTGGAGCTTCCATTGAACTGGAGGTTGGAAAGACTACACACCAGATGGTTCATACAATTCTGCAGCCAGAGCAAGAAAGACAAGCGCCGTATGATTAAtcctgtatttttagaattcgcTAAGTTGGACTTCAACAGGGTTCAGGATACTTACAAGAAAGAACTCAGCAAACTTTCGAC ATGGTGGTCAGATCTTGGACTTGCCGAGCGTCTGCCATTTTTCAGAGACAGGTTGATGGCCAACTATCTGTGGACAGTTGGATGCGCCTTTGAACCGGAATATTGGAGTTTTAGGGAGATAGAAACCAAAGCCAATTGTCTTATCACAATGCTGGATGATGTTTACGACGTCTACGGCAACTTGGAAGAGCTTGAGATATTCACAGATACAATAGAGAG GTGGGATGTTATTGCGATCGACAGACTCCCTGATTACATGAAACTCTGTTTTCTGGCCGTCTTCAACACAGCAAACGAAGCAGCTTATGAAGTGGTCAAAGAAAAAGGCTTCAACGTGCTGCCATATCTAAAGAGAGCT TGGAGTGATCTCTGCAAAGCCTTTTTGTTGGAAGCTAAATGGTCTCACGAGAAGTACACCCCCACAGTCGAAGAGTACTTGGCGAATGGATGGATATCGATATCAGGGCATATCTTTCTCACTCATGCCTACTGTTTGAGCCCATACGTAACCCAATCAGACTTGGAAAATTTCAGCACTTACACACAGTTTGTACAGTGGTCGTCCATGAACTTTCGCCTCTACAATGATctg GTTGAAACGGAAAAAAGTGATGACTGCTCAGCTATCCAATACTGTTTGATGCAGGAGAAAGATGTGTCAGAGGCAGAGGCTCGGGAGATGATCAAGGAGATGATCATGGCAAATTGGAGAGCCATGAACGGGGATCGAATGAATTATACAACTCTGTTCGAGGAAAACTTCAAGATTTGCGCGATCAACCTTGATCGAACGGTGCAGTTCTTCTACAGGGGTATGGATAGATACAGTGAGGCCGATGGAGAAATCAAGGATTCAGTGACCTCATTGTTACTTGAACCAATCGAGCTCTAG